The Rhododendron vialii isolate Sample 1 chromosome 8a, ASM3025357v1 genome has a window encoding:
- the LOC131298751 gene encoding uncharacterized protein At4g02000-like: protein MSKEIVEQLSKFSLTPEEADDIVIDASLRERAIVDCSVSLVGKLLTRRGFSRAALKDTMRKVWGSPDGLRVVDVGDNLFHFRFANEMDLQRVVNGGPWCFDNMVLLLRRWEAGMKANTVDFNEIDFWIQLWGLPFECITPEIGKEIGRRIGSILEVNKVTEKGDWGRYIRVRVRIPLNRPLRRGGNIVLGNGVKCWVDYKYERLPGLCHYCGMLDHDIRECTTRNKDVLEDCIKGNAYGPWMTATPSFRKGYRWKAQLVHQCSCICL from the exons ATGTCGAAGGAGATCGTGGAACAATTGAGTAAGTTTTCTCTTACTCCAGAGGAGGCAGATGATATCGTGATTGACGCTTCCCTTCGGGAGCGGGCTATTGTGGATTGTTCGGTGAGTCTGGTGGGGAAGCTGCTCACCAGAAGAGGTTTTAGCAGAGCTGCTTTGAAAGATACGATGCGGAAGGTTTGGGGATCACCAGATGGGCTTCGGGTGGTTGATGTAGGAGATAATCTCTTTCACTTCCGGTTTGCCAACGAGATGGATCTTCAACGGGTGGTGAACGGGGGTCCATGGTGTTTTGATAATATGGTATTATTACTTCGCAGGTGGGAAGCTGGCATGAAAGCGAACACGGTAGACTTCAATGAGATTGATTTTTGGATTCAATTATGGGGTCTTCCTTTCGAATGTATTACTCCAGAAATTGGTAAGGAAATAGGTCGCCGTATTGGATCTATTTTAGAGGTGAACAAGGTGACAGAGAAAGGGGATTGGGGTCGCTATATTCGTGTGCGGGTTCGGATTCCTTTGAACCGACCGCTTCGGCGTGGCGGGAATATTGTGTTGGGTAATGGAGTTAAATGTTGGGTGGATTACAAATATGAGCGGCTGCCTGGGCTGTGTCACTATTGTGGCATGCTTGATCATGATATTAGGGAATGCACTACCAGAAATAAAGATGTATTGGAGGATTGTATCAAAGGGAATGCTTATGGACCATGGATGACTGCAACGCCAAGTTTCCGAAAAGGATACAGGTGGAAg gctcaacttgttcatcaaTGTTCATGTATATGCTTGTGA
- the LOC131297959 gene encoding stemmadenine O-acetyltransferase-like, with product MVKMEIISKESIKPSSKTPDRLRTFRLSMLDQFTPPSSYVPLILYYSYDESTSNVKQAKTSSLLKRSLSDALSLYYPLAGRMTSESAVDYNDQGVDFLEARVDASLSEILRRPQVKVLTQFVPSTSEGSGGFLLGIQSNYFNCGGIAIVISISHRTADACTLSMFVKAWAATARGNTNTVTPSFVTSSLFPPKKRFGQPMSFESPKHWADTRRFCFSSSKIAALRAEVGATVVQPTRVEVVTATIWKRAMAQKGRDQCRRSVACHAVNIRGRMDPPLPECTFGNLVWGADVSGYRELDLGELVSKMREAVGKIDGEFLKELQGENGYDVAVRHSNKAVEWFLDKEVDCFLFTSWCRFPFYESDFSWG from the coding sequence ATGGTTAAGATGGAAATCATCTCCAAGGAGTCCATCAAACCTTCCTCTAAAACACCCGATCGCCTCAGAACCTTTCGACTCTCAATGTTAGATCAATTCACTCCACCTTCCAGCTATGTCCCTCTTATTCTTTACTACTCATATGATGAGAGTACTAGCAACGTCAAGCAAGCCAAGACTTCGTCTCTCCTAAAAAGATCGCTCTCGGATGCCTTATCTCTCTACTACCCATTAGCTGGAAGGATGACAAGTGAAAGCGCTGTCGATTACAACGATCAAGGCGTTGATTTCTTAGAAGCCCGGGTTGATGCCAGCCTCTCAGAAATCCTCAGGCGTCCGCAAGTTAAAGTATTGACTCAATTTGTTCCAAGCACAAGTGAAGGAAGTGGTGGTTTCCTATTGGGCATTCAGTCGAACTACTTCAACTGTGGGGGTATAGCTATTGTTATCTCCATTTCCCACAGAACTGCTGATGCATGCACCTTGAGCATGTTTGTTAAGGCATGGGCAGCCACGGCTCGTGGCAATACCAATACGGTGACGCCCAGTTTCGTCACGTCCTCTCTCTTCCCGCCCAAAAAACGGTTTGGGCAGCCGATGAGTTTTGAAAGCCCGAAACATTGGGCAGACACTCGAAGGTTCTGCTTCAGTAGCTCAAAAATAGCTGCTTTGAGAGCTGAAGTTGGGGCCACTGTGGTTCAGCCTACCCGTGTTGAGGTTGTAACGGCAACGATTTGGAAGCGCGCCATGGCTCAAAAAGGGCGTGACCAATGCCGCCGGTCAGTGGCGTGTCATGCGGTGAATATAAGGGGGAGGATGGACCCGCCTTTACCGGAATGTACATTCGGGAACCTCGTCTGGGGAGCAGATGTGTCGGGATACCGTGAGCTGGATTTGGGTGAGCTGGTGAGCAAGATGAGAGAAGCGGTTGGGAAAATTGACGGCGAGTTTTTGAAAGAGTTGCAAGGGGAAAATGGATATGATGTGGCTGTGAGACATTCTAACAAGGCAGTGGAGTGGTTCTTGGACAAGGAAGTGGATTGCTTCCTGTTTACTAGTTGGTGTAGGTTCCCGTTTTACGAGTCGGATTTCAGTTGGGGGTAA